From a single Collimonas pratensis genomic region:
- the gcvA gene encoding transcriptional regulator GcvA, with amino-acid sequence MFEHLPPTQTLRAFEAAARLGNYTRAGEELSLTHSAISHQIRALEQRTGRKLFQRAGRQMILTDSGRLLAGEIRQALTTLDRALHISRAETGRAVQVLRVSVPPSFASAWLVPRLAAFHQQHPHINISLRSSHELSELDFSHADVAIWYGRAGNKNHRYERLLKEVIFPVCSPTFAASHPDLTPQDLPRHPLLRFAHHGGWEPWFAAAGIQHGEPQSGPVYDDPMHLLDAAAADQGIALARSCLVHNHLASGRLVRLFDITAPARGSYFAVSPFDTGKAEAVAEFQAWLGAILSPLAA; translated from the coding sequence ATGTTTGAACACCTGCCGCCCACCCAGACACTGCGCGCCTTTGAAGCCGCCGCCCGCCTCGGCAACTACACCCGCGCCGGCGAGGAACTGAGCCTGACCCATAGCGCCATCAGCCACCAGATCCGCGCCCTGGAGCAGCGCACCGGACGCAAACTGTTCCAGCGCGCAGGCCGGCAGATGATACTGACCGACAGCGGCCGTTTGCTGGCGGGAGAAATACGGCAGGCGCTGACGACGCTCGACCGCGCCCTGCACATAAGCAGAGCCGAAACCGGGCGCGCTGTGCAAGTCCTGCGTGTCAGCGTGCCGCCCTCGTTCGCCAGCGCCTGGCTGGTGCCGCGCCTGGCGGCGTTCCACCAGCAGCACCCGCATATCAATATCAGCCTGCGCAGCAGCCACGAACTGAGCGAGCTGGATTTCAGCCATGCCGATGTCGCCATCTGGTACGGCCGCGCCGGTAACAAGAATCATCGCTACGAACGCCTGCTCAAGGAAGTCATTTTTCCGGTGTGCAGCCCGACGTTCGCCGCCAGCCATCCGGACCTCACGCCGCAAGACCTGCCGCGCCATCCCTTGCTGCGCTTTGCCCATCATGGCGGCTGGGAGCCGTGGTTTGCCGCGGCCGGCATCCAGCACGGCGAGCCGCAGAGCGGACCGGTCTACGACGACCCCATGCATCTGCTGGACGCCGCCGCGGCCGACCAAGGCATCGCGCTGGCACGCAGCTGCCTGGTGCACAATCATCTGGCCAGCGGCCGCCTGGTGCGCCTGTTCGACATCACGGCGCCGGCGCGCGGCAGTTATTTCGCGGTCTCGCCCTTCGATACCGGCAAGGCGGAGGCCGTGGCAGAGTTCCAGGCCTGGCTGGGCGCCATACTGTCGCCGCTGGCGGCATGA
- a CDS encoding P1 family peptidase, with product MLTLPHIGRLPSGPLNAISDVAGVTVGHATLTQDAIQTGVTVIRPHGGDPFRDKLPAAATVFNGFGKSIGLLQLQELGVLETPIALTNTLSVGAVATAQIRSAIDSNPEIGRSDPTINPLVFECNDGYLNDIQAMAVTASHYRQALDSAAAEFAQGAVGAGRGMSSFDLKGGIGSASRYAKIGGKQYCVGALVLSNFGKLPALTLAGRQLGQQLGPQLLALRQPPGEAPEMGSIIMIIATDAPLDARQLGRLATRCGIGLGRTGSIYGHGSGDLALAFSTAQTIPYRPQEALRQTACLHDSLLDPLFEAVADSTEQAIVNALFAAVTVNGRDGHQRLSLSDLAARLPT from the coding sequence ATGCTGACCTTACCCCACATCGGCAGATTGCCGTCGGGCCCGCTCAATGCCATCAGCGATGTTGCCGGTGTCACGGTTGGCCACGCCACGCTGACGCAGGATGCGATCCAGACCGGCGTGACGGTAATCCGGCCGCACGGTGGCGATCCATTCCGCGACAAGCTACCGGCGGCAGCGACCGTATTCAACGGCTTCGGCAAAAGCATCGGCCTGCTGCAGCTGCAGGAACTGGGCGTGCTGGAGACGCCTATCGCGCTGACCAATACGCTCTCGGTCGGCGCCGTGGCAACCGCGCAGATCCGCTCCGCCATCGACAGCAATCCGGAAATCGGCCGCAGCGATCCTACCATCAATCCGCTGGTGTTCGAATGCAATGACGGTTACCTGAACGATATCCAGGCCATGGCGGTCACGGCCTCGCACTATCGGCAGGCGCTGGACAGCGCGGCAGCCGAATTTGCCCAAGGCGCAGTCGGCGCCGGCCGCGGCATGTCCAGCTTCGATCTCAAGGGCGGCATCGGTTCCGCATCGCGCTATGCCAAGATCGGCGGCAAGCAGTACTGCGTGGGCGCGCTGGTGCTGTCCAATTTCGGCAAGCTGCCGGCCCTGACCCTGGCTGGCCGGCAGCTTGGACAACAACTCGGCCCGCAACTGCTGGCGCTGCGCCAGCCGCCTGGCGAGGCGCCTGAGATGGGTTCCATCATCATGATCATCGCCACCGATGCGCCGCTGGATGCACGCCAGCTGGGACGGCTGGCGACCCGCTGCGGCATCGGCCTGGGCCGTACCGGCTCGATCTACGGCCACGGCAGCGGCGACCTGGCGCTGGCGTTTTCCACTGCCCAGACCATACCCTATCGCCCGCAGGAAGCCTTGCGCCAGACGGCATGCCTGCATGACAGCCTGCTCGACCCGCTGTTTGAAGCGGTGGCCGACAGCACCGAGCAAGCCATCGTCAACGCCCTGTTCGCCGCCGTAACCGTCAATGGCCGCGACGGCCATCAGCGGCTCTCCTTATCCGACCTGGCAGCCCGGCTGCCGACCTAG
- the gsiD gene encoding glutathione ABC transporter permease GsiD — MPSSVRTPWSEFWRKFKKQHLAVAAGCFVLFLIVVAIAAPWIAPYDAENYFDYDALNAAPSLAHWFGVDSLGRDIFSRILMGTRISLTAGFLSVAVGAVIGTLAGLVAGYYEGWADRIIMRICDVLFAFPGILLAIGIVAILGSGMSNVIFAVAIFSIPTFARLVRGNTLALKHLTFIEAVRSIGANDFTIILRHIFPGTISGVVVYFTMRIGTSIITAAGLSFLGMGAQPPMPEWGAMLNEARSDMMTAPHIAIFPSLAIFLTVLAFNLLGDGLRDALDPKIDRR, encoded by the coding sequence CTGCCGAGCAGCGTACGTACGCCCTGGAGCGAGTTCTGGCGCAAGTTCAAGAAGCAGCACCTGGCGGTCGCCGCCGGTTGCTTCGTGCTGTTCCTGATCGTGGTGGCGATCGCCGCGCCCTGGATAGCGCCTTACGACGCCGAAAACTATTTCGACTATGACGCCCTCAACGCCGCGCCGTCGCTGGCGCACTGGTTCGGGGTCGATTCGCTGGGGCGCGACATTTTCAGCCGCATCCTGATGGGCACGCGGATTTCGCTGACCGCCGGTTTCCTCTCGGTGGCGGTAGGCGCCGTGATCGGCACCCTGGCCGGCCTGGTCGCCGGCTATTACGAAGGCTGGGCCGACCGCATCATCATGCGCATCTGCGACGTCCTGTTCGCCTTCCCCGGCATCTTGCTGGCGATCGGCATCGTGGCGATCCTCGGCAGCGGCATGAGCAACGTGATCTTTGCCGTGGCGATCTTCAGCATCCCGACTTTCGCCCGCCTGGTGCGCGGCAACACTCTGGCGCTGAAGCACCTGACCTTCATCGAAGCGGTGCGCAGCATTGGCGCCAACGACTTCACCATCATCCTGCGCCATATTTTCCCCGGCACGATTTCCGGCGTGGTGGTGTATTTCACCATGCGTATCGGCACTTCCATCATCACTGCCGCCGGCCTCTCCTTCCTCGGCATGGGCGCACAGCCGCCGATGCCGGAATGGGGCGCGATGCTGAACGAAGCGCGCTCCGACATGATGACAGCGCCGCATATTGCAATTTTCCCCAGCCTGGCGATCTTCCTGACCGTGCTGGCGTTCAATCTCCTCGGCGACGGCTTGCGCGACGCCCTGGATCCGAAGATCGACCGCCGCTGA
- a CDS encoding MFS transporter, with translation MKLATRVFLIFSSGYFISYLARGINLPLAPLLSSELGLSPAQLGLLTSLYFFAFAACQLPLGLLLDRFGPRRVLACLLLVAATGALVSANAHGFSSLLVGRLLLGIGTSACLMAGLKAIVAWFPHDHLPLMNGAIYAIGGLGAVATGTPIAWALGVTTWRVLFAVVAGLILVIVLALFTLVPEKDEQHPKTTLRAQLRDIGGIFRSPVFWRTAPFVMASQGVFLGVQGLWAGPYMRDVGGLAASAAANIVALVGLAMVLGAVGSGWLARRLQQRGISLHVTAGAGMWLFMLAQLLILLEVALPGWLLWGMYGVFGTSGVLSYAALVREFPAHLAGRVSTGLTLAIFAGAFVVQYGFGLLLNAWPHDGGGYAVVAHRASWMIALAVQLAAGAWFCRPLRTTVALAAKQPT, from the coding sequence ATGAAACTCGCTACCCGTGTGTTCCTGATATTTTCTTCGGGCTATTTTATTTCCTACCTGGCGCGCGGCATCAATTTGCCGCTGGCGCCGTTGCTCAGCAGCGAACTTGGCCTGTCGCCGGCGCAGCTGGGCTTGCTGACCAGCTTGTATTTCTTTGCTTTTGCCGCTTGCCAGCTGCCGTTGGGGCTGCTGCTGGACCGCTTCGGCCCGCGCCGGGTGCTGGCCTGCCTGCTGCTGGTGGCGGCGACCGGCGCGCTGGTATCGGCCAATGCGCATGGCTTCAGCAGTCTGCTGGTCGGCCGCCTATTGCTGGGGATTGGTACGTCGGCGTGCCTGATGGCCGGTCTGAAGGCGATCGTGGCCTGGTTTCCGCACGATCACCTGCCGTTGATGAACGGCGCCATCTATGCGATTGGCGGTTTGGGGGCTGTGGCTACCGGTACCCCGATTGCCTGGGCGCTCGGGGTGACTACCTGGCGCGTGCTGTTTGCGGTGGTGGCTGGCTTGATCTTGGTGATCGTGCTGGCGCTGTTCACGCTGGTGCCGGAGAAGGATGAGCAGCATCCGAAAACTACGCTGAGGGCGCAGTTGCGCGACATCGGTGGGATTTTCCGCAGTCCGGTGTTCTGGCGTACGGCGCCGTTCGTGATGGCTAGCCAGGGCGTGTTTCTTGGGGTGCAGGGTTTGTGGGCGGGGCCTTACATGCGGGATGTGGGTGGTTTGGCTGCGAGTGCGGCGGCGAATATCGTGGCGCTGGTGGGTTTGGCGATGGTGCTGGGGGCGGTGGGTTCGGGCTGGCTGGCGCGGCGTTTGCAGCAGCGGGGGATTTCTTTGCATGTGACGGCGGGGGCGGGGATGTGGTTGTTCATGCTGGCGCAGTTGTTGATTTTGCTTGAGGTGGCGTTGCCGGGCTGGTTGTTGTGGGGGATGTATGGGGTGTTCGGGACGTCTGGGGTGTTGTCGTATGCGGCGTTGGTGCGGGAGTTTCCGGCGCATCTTGCGGGGCGGGTCAGTACTGGTTTGACCTTGGCGATTTTTGCGGGGGCGTTTGTGGTGCAGTATGGCTTTGGCTTGTTGCTGAATGCGTGGCCGCATGATGGCGGGGGTTATGCGGTGGTGGCGCATCGGGCATCGTGGATGATTGCGCTGGCAGTGCAACTGGCCGCAGGCGCCTGGTTTTGCCGCCCGTTGCGAACCACGGTTGCACTAGCTGCCAAGCAACCGACCTAG
- a CDS encoding MOSC domain-containing protein, with protein MPTISTLTLYPIKSCAGISLQTAIVSTSGLSHNNVHDREWMLVDSDGLFVTQRSHPLMALIVPHLQAGGLIVQAPGMAPLEISTAPLTAGLTAAIAVTIWDDRLDAHDCGDEAGRWFSQVLGQPCRLVRFDPAVKRLASKKWTDDADVPTRFPDGFPMLVISQGSLDDLNQKLQAQGRAAVPMNRYRPNIVIDGVDAFEEDFAATIEAGPLRLQLVKPCTRCPMPSVDQATGEFGPDPMDILQAYRSNPRVDGAPTFGVNAILQDGAGKILRVGQKITLELDF; from the coding sequence ATGCCAACCATTTCCACCTTGACGCTGTATCCGATTAAATCTTGCGCCGGAATTTCGCTGCAAACCGCGATCGTCTCCACCTCTGGCTTGAGCCACAACAACGTCCACGACAGGGAATGGATGCTGGTCGACAGCGATGGTCTGTTTGTAACGCAGCGTAGTCATCCGCTCATGGCGCTGATCGTGCCGCATCTGCAGGCGGGCGGTCTCATCGTGCAGGCGCCAGGCATGGCGCCGCTGGAAATCTCGACTGCGCCACTGACCGCCGGGTTGACGGCAGCCATCGCAGTCACCATCTGGGACGACCGGCTTGACGCACACGATTGCGGCGACGAAGCCGGCCGCTGGTTCTCGCAGGTGCTCGGCCAGCCTTGCCGGCTGGTGCGCTTCGATCCCGCCGTCAAGCGGCTGGCCAGCAAGAAATGGACGGACGATGCGGATGTGCCGACGCGCTTCCCCGACGGCTTTCCAATGCTCGTGATTTCCCAGGGATCGCTGGATGACTTGAACCAGAAGCTGCAAGCCCAGGGCCGTGCCGCAGTGCCGATGAATCGCTATCGTCCGAATATCGTGATCGATGGCGTGGATGCATTTGAAGAGGATTTTGCCGCGACTATCGAAGCCGGCCCGCTGCGCCTGCAGCTAGTCAAGCCTTGCACGCGCTGCCCCATGCCTTCGGTCGACCAGGCTACCGGTGAATTCGGCCCCGATCCCATGGATATCCTGCAGGCCTATCGCAGCAATCCGCGCGTCGACGGCGCCCCCACCTTTGGCGTCAATGCCATCTTGCAGGACGGCGCCGGCAAAATCCTGCGCGTCGGCCAGAAAATCACGCTTGAACTGGATTTCTGA
- a CDS encoding nitrilase-related carbon-nitrogen hydrolase — MSDDQQNAAMVAGFFQFPVAFADLERNMQIIQQALAQASFDLLVLPEMCSTGYMFDSREHLLPYGESAEDGVFVEFLLALSAQKQATLIAGMVERSGDALYNTAVVLSRGKHLGKQRKCHLSKLEKKLFDAGSSLQCFDDGNCRFGVLTCFDLWIPEAARVLARDGAQLFCCPANYGGPWTTGLVRTRAMENGSYLICCNRSGREAGVDFQAHFRGESQILGRMGEVLLAAQEETLLGLQAIYPTDAAIKSNVMCDDLMAEARRYHLHGPQ, encoded by the coding sequence GTGAGCGACGATCAGCAGAATGCGGCCATGGTGGCTGGCTTTTTTCAGTTTCCGGTCGCGTTTGCTGATCTGGAGCGGAATATGCAAATCATCCAGCAGGCGCTGGCGCAGGCGTCGTTTGATCTGCTGGTGCTGCCGGAAATGTGTTCCACCGGTTATATGTTCGATTCGCGTGAGCACTTGCTACCCTATGGTGAGTCGGCGGAGGATGGTGTGTTTGTCGAATTCCTGCTGGCGCTGTCGGCACAGAAGCAGGCGACGCTGATCGCCGGCATGGTGGAGCGCAGCGGCGATGCCTTGTACAACACAGCGGTAGTGCTCAGCCGCGGCAAGCACCTGGGCAAGCAGCGCAAATGCCATCTCAGCAAGCTGGAGAAAAAACTGTTCGACGCCGGCAGCAGTTTGCAATGTTTTGACGATGGCAACTGCCGCTTCGGGGTACTGACCTGCTTCGATCTGTGGATACCGGAAGCGGCCCGTGTCCTGGCCAGGGACGGCGCTCAGCTATTCTGTTGTCCAGCCAACTATGGGGGGCCTTGGACCACAGGGCTGGTGCGTACGCGCGCCATGGAGAACGGCAGCTACCTGATTTGCTGCAACCGCAGCGGACGCGAAGCTGGTGTCGATTTCCAGGCACATTTCCGCGGCGAGAGCCAGATCCTCGGACGCATGGGTGAGGTGCTGCTGGCGGCGCAGGAAGAAACCTTGCTCGGCCTGCAAGCCATCTATCCCACCGACGCCGCCATCAAAAGCAATGTCATGTGCGACGATCTCATGGCCGAAGCGCGCCGCTACCATTTGCACGGGCCGCAGTGA
- a CDS encoding M55 family metallopeptidase, with amino-acid sequence MKILISVDIEGVAGVFNVEQTRAGNPEYERARRLMTAEANAVIEGALAGGASEILVNDSHGGFRNLLPDLLHPAASQILGKPRLLSMMSGVDSGVDGVMMVGYHGRAQSRGILAHTINGFSFARIWLNGLELGEAGIYGALAGEFGVPVIFGSGDNVFVAENQPLFPQATLVSVKTAEGAASGTSLSPQSALAALGAGAKAAVGKLADCSPFILQPTITCKLQTNSPALADLFCLLPVVERVDGVNLTFSAPSVQYAVRILNSMSAMSFMLR; translated from the coding sequence ATGAAGATACTGATTTCCGTTGATATTGAAGGCGTTGCCGGCGTTTTTAACGTGGAGCAAACCCGCGCCGGCAATCCCGAATACGAACGTGCGCGACGCCTGATGACGGCCGAAGCCAATGCCGTGATTGAAGGCGCACTGGCCGGCGGCGCCAGCGAGATCCTGGTGAACGATTCGCACGGCGGCTTCCGCAACCTGCTGCCCGACCTGCTGCATCCTGCCGCCAGCCAAATTCTCGGCAAGCCGCGCCTGCTGAGCATGATGAGCGGCGTCGACAGTGGCGTCGACGGCGTGATGATGGTCGGCTACCACGGCCGCGCGCAAAGCCGGGGCATTTTGGCGCACACCATCAACGGCTTTTCCTTTGCCCGCATCTGGCTCAACGGCCTGGAGCTGGGAGAAGCCGGCATCTATGGCGCGCTGGCCGGCGAGTTCGGCGTGCCGGTGATTTTCGGCAGCGGCGACAATGTCTTCGTGGCCGAGAACCAGCCGCTGTTCCCCCAAGCCACGCTGGTCAGCGTCAAGACCGCGGAAGGCGCCGCCAGCGGCACATCGCTGTCGCCGCAGAGCGCCCTGGCCGCACTGGGCGCAGGCGCCAAGGCGGCAGTCGGCAAACTGGCCGACTGCAGTCCCTTTATCCTTCAGCCCACCATCACCTGCAAGCTGCAAACCAACAGCCCGGCGCTGGCCGACCTGTTCTGCCTGCTGCCGGTGGTGGAAAGAGTCGACGGCGTCAACCTGACGTTCTCGGCGCCATCCGTCCAGTATGCGGTGCGCATCCTGAACAGCATGTCAGCCATGTCCTTCATGCTGCGCTGA